One window of Desulfobacca acetoxidans DSM 11109 genomic DNA carries:
- a CDS encoding class I SAM-dependent methyltransferase, which yields MKQLPESKGSYGRFWRMLMGAMPARILMSALDLGVFDLLDDFRSPAEVAQRLDTHPANTRLFLDSLVTADLLEKRHGLYRNLPDTTHFLKRGTPLYLGDLLRFSWGLCVDPLKDLPKLLREGPAPGPGIEDENLWAEASRSNAAWAFGEMGRMMAGIVSELDGFPGFARMLDLGGGHGIFTLYFVQAHPSMTGVVFDRPAITRATREFIEEYGMAERVGIAQGDYLTDDLGSGYDLIWASSTLNFARQELDSLLTKIYAALKPDGYFAAFQDGLTHEHTKPDVALGFLPGALQSGADFGFDQGEIAQAMLKAGFRSVRSHSLDTPMGTMDLDIARK from the coding sequence ATGAAACAGCTACCCGAATCAAAAGGAAGTTACGGACGTTTCTGGCGGATGCTCATGGGCGCCATGCCGGCCAGGATACTGATGAGCGCCCTGGACCTGGGGGTCTTCGATCTCCTGGACGACTTTCGTTCCCCCGCCGAAGTGGCCCAACGGCTCGACACACATCCCGCAAACACCCGCCTCTTTCTCGACAGCCTGGTTACCGCGGACCTGCTGGAAAAACGGCACGGCCTCTACCGGAACCTCCCGGATACCACCCACTTTCTCAAGCGGGGCACGCCCCTGTACCTGGGAGATCTGCTCCGCTTCTCATGGGGGCTCTGCGTCGATCCCCTAAAGGACCTGCCGAAGCTGCTCCGGGAAGGCCCCGCCCCGGGGCCGGGCATCGAAGACGAAAACCTGTGGGCCGAGGCGTCCAGGAGCAACGCCGCCTGGGCGTTCGGGGAAATGGGCAGGATGATGGCCGGGATCGTTTCGGAGCTGGACGGCTTTCCGGGCTTTGCAAGGATGCTCGACCTGGGGGGCGGACACGGCATTTTCACCCTCTATTTCGTTCAGGCCCACCCTTCGATGACCGGGGTGGTCTTCGACAGACCGGCCATTACCCGGGCGACCAGGGAATTCATTGAAGAATACGGCATGGCGGAACGGGTCGGCATCGCTCAGGGGGATTACCTAACCGACGACCTCGGTTCCGGCTACGACCTCATATGGGCTAGTAGCACCCTGAATTTCGCCAGGCAGGAACTGGATTCCCTGCTGACCAAGATATACGCCGCGCTCAAGCCGGACGGGTACTTCGCGGCCTTTCAGGACGGGCTGACCCATGAGCATACCAAACCGGATGTGGCGCTCGGGTTTCTGCCCGGGGCATTGCAAAGCGGCGCCGATTTCGGCTTCGACCAGGGAGAGATCGCGCAAGCCATGCTCAAGGCGGGTTTTCGCTCGGTTCGTTCCCACTCCCTGGACACGCCCATGGGAACAATGGATCTGGATATCGCCCGGAAATAG
- a CDS encoding ABC transporter ATP-binding protein, whose translation MNLIALINAATMGQPRRVRPLIIWTVLEYFLRGAPYGILLLVVWEIFNPLEHPGTPLNVTRVTWFCVALLASLIILYLVSRKAYFAAYKSSYEICADGRLAIVEHLRRLPMGFYNSRDPGDIGAYIVSDYASVEQIFSHYLPQFCGALAAPTALLAGLAFINWKLALAAALVIPLSLPLTWISVKIITYLGKKHQKLRVDSASRMIEYIQGIRLIKAFNLRGVKFERLEKTFRRLKSISIRLEAGAGPTMILGSFVLHAGLTLIILYGFSLILAGELAIPVYVMFLVLGARLYEPLLFAHIFFGEMNYFKLGVERLEDLRLTPPLPDGNAGGSLEGREIEFKNVTFSYHDAPILKRLNLKIPAGSLTALVGPSGGGKTTLTRLIARFWDVDQGEIRIGGKNLRSYRTDDLLANISVVFQDVYLFNDTIYNNIRLGRPDAGREEIIAAARAARCHDFIERLPDRYDTMVGEGGSTLSGGEKQRVSIARALLKDAPIVLLDEATAFLDPENEVFIQEAINDLVRNKTVVVIAHRLNTITGADKIVVVDQGKVVEEGRHDELLAGNGLYAALWREQQRLKEWKFGDVPALSPA comes from the coding sequence ATGAACCTCATAGCGCTCATCAATGCCGCCACCATGGGCCAACCGCGCCGGGTGCGGCCGCTCATCATCTGGACCGTGCTCGAATATTTCCTGCGGGGGGCTCCCTACGGTATCCTTCTCCTCGTCGTCTGGGAAATTTTCAACCCCCTGGAGCATCCGGGAACTCCCCTGAACGTCACCCGGGTCACCTGGTTCTGCGTCGCTCTCCTGGCATCCCTGATCATCCTCTACCTGGTGAGCAGAAAGGCCTATTTCGCTGCATACAAAAGCAGTTACGAGATCTGCGCCGACGGCCGTCTGGCCATCGTGGAACATCTCCGCCGGCTCCCCATGGGATTTTACAACAGCCGCGATCCCGGAGATATCGGCGCCTACATCGTCTCCGATTACGCCAGCGTGGAACAGATATTTTCCCATTACCTGCCCCAGTTTTGCGGCGCCCTGGCGGCTCCCACGGCCCTCCTGGCCGGTCTGGCGTTCATCAACTGGAAACTGGCCCTGGCCGCGGCCCTGGTGATCCCGTTGTCCCTCCCCCTGACCTGGATCTCCGTGAAAATCATCACCTACCTGGGCAAGAAGCACCAGAAGCTGCGAGTTGACTCGGCCTCGAGAATGATCGAGTATATCCAGGGAATCCGTCTCATCAAGGCGTTCAATCTGAGAGGCGTGAAATTCGAACGTCTGGAAAAGACCTTCCGCCGCCTCAAATCCATCAGTATCCGCCTGGAAGCAGGAGCAGGGCCCACCATGATCCTCGGTTCCTTCGTCCTGCACGCCGGGCTGACGCTCATTATCCTATACGGATTCAGCCTCATTCTGGCCGGCGAGCTAGCCATCCCGGTTTATGTCATGTTCCTTGTCCTGGGGGCGCGCCTCTACGAGCCGCTCCTCTTCGCCCACATATTTTTCGGCGAAATGAACTATTTCAAGCTCGGCGTGGAACGGCTGGAAGACCTGCGCCTGACACCTCCCCTGCCGGATGGAAACGCCGGCGGAAGCCTCGAAGGCAGGGAGATCGAGTTCAAAAACGTGACCTTCAGCTACCACGACGCTCCGATCCTGAAAAGATTAAACCTGAAGATTCCGGCCGGGTCACTCACGGCCCTCGTGGGGCCTTCGGGGGGAGGCAAAACTACCCTTACCCGGCTCATCGCCCGGTTCTGGGATGTGGACCAGGGTGAAATCCGCATCGGCGGGAAAAACCTCCGCAGCTACCGGACCGACGATCTGCTGGCGAATATCTCCGTCGTGTTTCAGGACGTCTACCTCTTCAACGACACCATCTACAACAACATCCGCCTCGGCCGCCCGGACGCCGGTCGCGAGGAAATCATCGCCGCGGCCCGGGCCGCCCGCTGTCACGATTTCATCGAGCGCCTGCCCGACAGATACGATACCATGGTGGGCGAAGGCGGCAGCACCCTTTCAGGGGGTGAAAAACAGCGGGTCTCCATTGCCCGCGCCCTGCTCAAGGACGCGCCCATCGTCCTGCTGGACGAGGCCACCGCGTTCCTGGATCCGGAGAATGAGGTCTTTATCCAGGAGGCCATCAACGACCTGGTCAGAAACAAGACGGTCGTGGTGATCGCCCACCGTCTCAACACCATCACCGGGGCCGACAAGATCGTGGTGGTCGACCAGGGGAAGGTCGTGGAAGAAGGAAGACACGACGAGCTGCTGGCGGGCAACGGGCTGTACGCGGCGCTCTGGCGGGAACAGCAACGGCTAAAGGAATGGAAATTCGGCGACGTTCCCGCCCTTAGTCCGGCTTGA
- the guaB gene encoding IMP dehydrogenase yields the protein MAGDQITSAFTFDDLLLLPAASAILPTDVDLETRLTKNLKLNIPLLSAAMDTVTEAETAICMARQGGIGIIHKNMDIERQILEVEKVKKSESGMILDPVTIEPDAKISQVLELMRLYRISGIPVVQNRRLVGIVTNRDLRFETNLELPVKDVMTKDRLVTAPVGITLEDSKALLHQYRIEKLLVVDDDFQLRGLITIKDIEKIRKYPYACKDAYGRLRVGAAVGVGADRSTRIEALVKVGADVIVIDTAHGHSQMVLDAAMASKQEFPQIELIVGNIGTYEAAVDLIKAGADAVKVGVGPGSICTTRVIAGVGVPQITAIANCARAAHKYDVPVIADGGVKFSGDITKAIAAGADSVMIGSLFAGTDESPGETVIFQGRSYKVYRGMGSLEAMKEGSKDRYGQEAIELESKLVPEGIVGRVPHRGKLADIVYQLMGGLRSGMGYVGCRTISELMNKARFVRITPAGLKESHVHDVVIMKESPNYRLD from the coding sequence ATGGCCGGAGATCAGATTACTAGTGCTTTTACGTTCGACGACCTATTGCTGTTGCCAGCCGCTTCTGCGATTCTTCCCACCGATGTTGATTTAGAAACCCGTCTGACGAAGAACCTGAAACTCAATATCCCCCTATTGAGCGCCGCCATGGATACCGTGACTGAAGCCGAAACCGCCATCTGTATGGCCCGGCAGGGCGGTATCGGCATCATCCATAAAAACATGGATATCGAACGTCAGATACTAGAAGTAGAAAAAGTCAAAAAATCGGAATCCGGGATGATCTTGGACCCGGTCACCATTGAACCCGATGCCAAAATCAGTCAGGTCCTGGAACTCATGCGGCTGTATCGGATCTCCGGCATTCCCGTTGTGCAAAACCGTAGATTAGTCGGCATCGTCACCAACCGGGACTTACGCTTTGAAACCAATCTGGAGCTTCCCGTCAAAGACGTCATGACCAAAGACCGTCTGGTCACTGCCCCGGTAGGCATCACTCTAGAAGACTCGAAGGCCTTACTGCATCAATATCGCATTGAAAAACTCCTGGTAGTTGATGACGATTTTCAGCTCAGGGGGTTAATAACTATAAAAGATATTGAAAAAATTAGAAAATACCCTTACGCCTGCAAGGATGCCTATGGTCGCCTCCGGGTCGGCGCCGCCGTCGGGGTCGGCGCTGATCGGTCCACCCGCATCGAAGCCCTGGTTAAGGTCGGAGCCGATGTCATCGTTATTGACACGGCCCATGGACACTCTCAAATGGTCCTGGATGCCGCCATGGCCAGTAAACAGGAATTTCCTCAGATTGAGCTCATTGTCGGCAATATCGGTACTTATGAAGCCGCAGTAGACCTCATCAAAGCCGGGGCTGACGCCGTTAAAGTCGGCGTCGGCCCCGGTTCCATCTGTACTACCCGAGTTATTGCTGGCGTTGGCGTTCCCCAGATTACTGCCATTGCAAACTGTGCCCGCGCCGCCCATAAATACGATGTTCCGGTCATCGCCGATGGCGGGGTTAAATTCTCTGGCGATATTACCAAGGCCATTGCCGCTGGCGCCGACAGCGTTATGATCGGCAGCCTGTTCGCCGGCACCGACGAGAGCCCCGGCGAAACCGTTATCTTCCAGGGGCGCAGCTACAAGGTTTACCGCGGCATGGGCTCCCTGGAGGCGATGAAAGAAGGCAGCAAAGACCGCTATGGTCAGGAGGCCATCGAACTAGAGTCCAAACTTGTCCCGGAGGGCATAGTTGGTCGTGTTCCTCATCGCGGTAAATTGGCAGACATTGTCTACCAATTGATGGGCGGACTGCGCTCCGGCATGGGATATGTCGGCTGCCGCACTATTAGCGAACTTATGAACAAAGCTCGCTTCGTCCGCATTACCCCGGCTGGCTTAAAGGAATCTCATGTGCACGACGTGGTCATTATGAAAGAATCCCCCAATTACCGTCTGGATTAA
- a CDS encoding ABC transporter ATP-binding protein, translating into MKQTKRKSGLPRLIEIAGAKKWWLIGSMALAVLSAFALFTPYVAVYRILTELALHADAPAAINRDFIWRWGFISLGGVCAFGVLFYISNMLSHIAAFNILYELRVALAGKLARLPLGYFDKRASGDIKKVMSEDVERVELFVAHHIPDATTAVVFPLIILGFLFAVDWRPSLVILLVFLGAVLIQSSIYYGPRSKAVYENYLKSLGRMNASIVEYVRGIQVVKIFSRSVEPFERLQRAILSYRDYALNITRKFALTYTGFLTMLSSTILFLTPVIIFLLLKAPSYSAFMPTAILFLIFGGGMFFPLLKLMHIGGLLKQNSIGVGLIDDILHKQEMTEPEDPRQPAGASVEFRHVTFAYDEETVLKGISFLAEPGSITALVGPSGAGKTTVGLLAARFWDVNSGEILIGGVPIRQIRTEELMRLVAFVFQDNMLFFDTIEENIRMGNDTASREEVMEAARAAQCHEFIEQLEKGYDTLVGEGGTYLSGGEQQRLALARAILKDAPIVVLDEATAFADPENEGKILASFSRLIRGKTVLVIAHRLSTITGADRILVIDAGIIAEQGRHEELLSLEGLYAKMWRTYTQSRQWVLGSMTDR; encoded by the coding sequence ATGAAACAGACCAAAAGGAAATCCGGGCTGCCCCGTCTCATCGAGATCGCAGGCGCGAAGAAATGGTGGCTGATCGGTTCCATGGCCTTGGCGGTGCTGTCCGCCTTCGCCCTGTTCACCCCTTATGTGGCGGTGTACCGGATTCTGACGGAACTGGCTCTCCATGCGGACGCCCCCGCAGCGATCAACCGGGACTTTATCTGGCGCTGGGGCTTCATCAGCCTGGGAGGCGTCTGCGCCTTCGGCGTGCTCTTCTATATTTCCAACATGCTTTCCCATATCGCCGCCTTCAACATTCTCTATGAACTGAGGGTGGCGCTGGCGGGCAAACTGGCGCGTCTGCCGCTGGGGTACTTCGACAAACGGGCTTCGGGCGACATCAAAAAGGTCATGTCCGAGGACGTGGAGCGGGTGGAACTCTTCGTGGCCCACCATATCCCGGATGCAACCACGGCCGTCGTCTTTCCCCTGATCATCCTCGGTTTCCTTTTCGCCGTCGACTGGCGGCCGTCGCTGGTAATACTCCTGGTGTTCCTGGGCGCGGTTCTCATTCAGTCGTCCATTTACTACGGTCCCAGATCAAAAGCAGTATATGAGAATTACCTCAAGTCACTGGGCCGGATGAACGCCAGCATCGTCGAGTACGTGCGGGGAATTCAGGTAGTCAAGATCTTCAGCCGCTCGGTGGAACCCTTCGAACGGCTCCAGAGGGCTATTCTTTCATATCGGGATTACGCATTGAATATCACAAGGAAATTCGCATTGACGTATACCGGATTCCTGACGATGCTTTCCTCTACCATCCTGTTCCTGACGCCGGTGATCATCTTTCTCCTCCTGAAGGCGCCGTCCTATTCCGCCTTTATGCCCACGGCCATTCTCTTCCTGATTTTTGGAGGAGGGATGTTCTTTCCCCTGCTGAAACTGATGCATATCGGCGGTCTGCTCAAACAGAACAGCATCGGCGTGGGTCTGATAGACGATATCCTCCACAAGCAGGAGATGACCGAACCCGAAGACCCCCGGCAACCCGCGGGAGCTTCCGTGGAATTCCGCCACGTCACCTTCGCCTATGATGAGGAAACGGTGCTCAAGGGGATCTCCTTCCTTGCCGAACCGGGCTCCATCACCGCCCTGGTGGGACCTTCGGGTGCGGGGAAGACAACGGTGGGCCTGCTTGCGGCGCGCTTCTGGGACGTGAATTCCGGAGAAATACTCATCGGGGGCGTTCCCATTCGCCAGATCAGGACGGAAGAGCTCATGCGCCTGGTGGCCTTCGTCTTCCAGGACAATATGCTCTTCTTCGACACCATCGAGGAAAACATCCGCATGGGCAACGACACCGCTTCCCGGGAAGAGGTGATGGAGGCGGCCAGGGCGGCCCAGTGCCACGAGTTCATCGAACAACTGGAAAAGGGGTACGACACCCTGGTGGGGGAAGGGGGCACCTATCTCTCCGGCGGTGAGCAGCAGCGCCTAGCCCTGGCCCGGGCCATTCTGAAAGACGCGCCCATCGTGGTGCTGGACGAAGCCACCGCCTTCGCCGATCCGGAAAACGAAGGCAAGATCCTCGCCTCTTTTTCCCGGCTGATCAGGGGAAAAACCGTGCTGGTGATCGCCCATCGGTTGAGCACCATAACCGGCGCCGACCGGATACTGGTAATTGACGCAGGAATAATCGCAGAACAGGGCAGACACGAAGAATTGCTCTCTCTGGAGGGGCTGTACGCCAAGATGTGGCGAACTTACACCCAATCGCGCCAGTGGGTGCTGGGGTCGATGACCGACCGCTGA
- a CDS encoding DUF1640 domain-containing protein: MKAIAFDTLEFANRLKAAHFTVEQAETMTTAIASLINDQVATKRDIEELHAATKRDIEELKASIKLDIEELRAATKHDIEELHAATKRDIEELKASTKRDIEELRIELKRDMKELELRLRHDLTLRLGGMLVAGIGIVAALVKLL, translated from the coding sequence ATGAAAGCCATCGCCTTCGATACTTTAGAGTTTGCCAATAGGCTCAAAGCCGCCCATTTCACCGTGGAACAGGCGGAGACCATGACCACGGCCATCGCTTCGCTGATCAACGACCAGGTAGCCACTAAACGCGACATCGAAGAACTCCATGCTGCTACCAAACGCGACATCGAAGAATTGAAAGCCAGCATCAAACTGGACATCGAAGAGTTACGAGCCGCCACCAAACATGACATCGAAGAGCTCCATGCTGCTACCAAACGCGACATCGAAGAATTGAAAGCCAGCACCAAACGCGACATCGAGGAACTCAGGATCGAACTCAAGCGCGATATGAAAGAACTCGAACTTCGCCTCCGACACGACCTCACCCTACGCCTTGGCGGCATGTTGGTGGCCGGCATCGGCATCGTCGCCGCCCTAGTCAAACTGCTCTAA
- a CDS encoding P-loop NTPase, translated as MTTFSFLTDIIPNETSELPQTSGQEAHPDEHHLRWNLDQIRYKLFILSGKGGVGKSSVAVTLALALARRGFDVGLLDVDLHGPDVYRMLGLGKPLSLIHGEHSLPEDLKHLKIISVEAMMQNRDAAIIWRGAVKHKIIRQFLSQIEWEALDFLIIDAPPGTGDEHLAIAESIPEARAVIVSTPQEISLADVRKSINFCQKIGLQIIGVVENMGHVVCADCGTSIPLFRSGVGDQAMRSLNLNLLGSLPFDPQIVAAADDGRLKDLDPADSPFFQELDTVLNNIFTAVGQTEPQKSLAAGEPGVTRFAVPVQDGRLAEQFSQNQHFALITVRRNQIVEQREAIPPDFKPGILPAWLKREGVTHIIAAGLKTSVQDFFNRQGLTVILASSGLSPETLVKQHLDNLSAKND; from the coding sequence ATGACCACTTTTTCCTTTCTTACAGACATCATCCCTAACGAAACCTCTGAACTCCCACAAACCTCAGGTCAAGAGGCCCATCCTGACGAACACCATCTGCGTTGGAATCTGGATCAGATCCGATACAAGTTGTTCATTCTGAGTGGTAAAGGCGGCGTCGGCAAAAGCAGCGTTGCTGTCACCCTCGCCCTGGCCCTCGCCCGCCGGGGTTTTGACGTCGGTCTTCTTGACGTTGATCTTCACGGCCCCGACGTCTATCGTATGTTGGGTCTTGGGAAACCCTTGAGTTTAATCCATGGGGAACACTCTCTTCCCGAAGACCTCAAACATTTAAAAATTATCTCGGTGGAAGCGATGATGCAAAACCGGGACGCCGCCATCATCTGGCGAGGCGCCGTAAAACACAAAATCATCCGCCAATTTCTCTCCCAAATAGAATGGGAAGCCCTGGATTTCCTCATCATTGATGCTCCCCCGGGCACTGGTGATGAGCACCTTGCCATTGCCGAATCCATCCCGGAAGCCCGGGCCGTTATCGTCTCCACTCCCCAGGAAATTTCCCTCGCCGATGTCCGCAAGTCTATCAATTTCTGCCAAAAAATAGGCCTGCAGATAATTGGTGTCGTAGAGAACATGGGCCATGTCGTCTGCGCTGACTGCGGCACTTCCATTCCTCTGTTTCGGTCCGGCGTCGGCGACCAGGCCATGCGCTCTCTTAACCTTAATCTGCTGGGCTCTTTGCCCTTTGATCCCCAGATCGTCGCGGCCGCCGACGATGGGCGTCTAAAAGACCTTGACCCTGCAGACAGCCCCTTCTTCCAGGAGCTCGACACCGTCCTTAACAACATCTTCACCGCTGTCGGTCAAACTGAGCCCCAAAAATCTCTGGCTGCGGGCGAGCCAGGGGTGACCAGATTTGCCGTTCCGGTCCAAGATGGCCGGCTGGCGGAACAATTTTCCCAGAACCAGCATTTTGCTCTAATAACCGTGCGCCGAAACCAGATCGTTGAGCAACGAGAGGCCATTCCACCCGATTTTAAGCCCGGCATCCTCCCGGCCTGGCTAAAACGAGAGGGGGTTACTCATATCATCGCCGCCGGACTAAAGACTTCGGTGCAGGATTTTTTCAACCGCCAGGGCCTTACGGTAATCCTTGCCTCATCCGGCCTCTCCCCTGAAACCCTGGTCAAACAGCACCTTGATAACCTGTCGGCCAAGAATGATTGA
- the priA gene encoding replication restart helicase PriA gives MNPSPTPVNSLTPNGLVEVAVTLPLFHTLTYRLPEKLATGIGIGVPVLVPVGRRQVTGYILGPARATPTVTIKDVNAILDSWPRFDAALVPFFRWLADYYQHPIGEVFRTALPTPRSGKNDGQEYWVTLNLTGADVQKPGRLGPKAKAILAFLKDIGSCPLAHLSRFIPRPRETLGRLARANLVILAPRARHFDPLAETPAAAPPPVLSPDQEEACQAIRLALRRQGFSPFLVYGVTASGKTEVYLQAAQEALALKKSVLVLLPEIALTHPIGQAFRQRFGPRVALLHSGLSDNARVDQWRRLALKEMDIAVGARSAVFAPLADLGLIVVDEEHDQSYKNEGGLPYQARDAALYRGQLAGAVTLLGSATPSVTTYYRAQRGKYQYISLPERVTPQSLPQVHLVNLREHREGRRLPIISAPLRLAIAETLSRKEQVLLFLNRRGYANVYFCLFCSHIFQCQHCSVSLTLHRQEGKLRCHYCGYQEPLPVVCPQCQSTALKHYGLGGEFLEREVRRLFPEARIARLDRDTASHRGKAIQILEEMKTHRLDILIGTQMITKGHDFPQVTLVGAVAADLSLYFPEYHAGERTFQLLTQVAGRAGRGDRPGQVFIQTYHPEHFALTAAQRHDYQAFYEAELAARRDLGYPPFTRLALLRLQGKNAATVEAAAHKVARAAQTILRTHNLEKHLRILGPAPAPRSRLKEQYRWQILLKSYGRQPLSALLDQLRASGGKGWGPDVTLLVDMDPAGMQ, from the coding sequence GTGAACCCATCGCCAACCCCGGTAAATAGTCTAACCCCAAACGGCTTGGTCGAAGTGGCGGTCACCCTCCCCCTCTTCCACACTCTGACCTATCGATTGCCCGAGAAATTGGCCACTGGCATCGGGATCGGCGTCCCCGTTCTGGTACCGGTGGGACGGCGTCAAGTAACAGGATATATCCTTGGCCCGGCCCGAGCAACTCCAACGGTCACCATAAAAGATGTCAACGCCATTCTCGACTCCTGGCCCAGATTCGACGCCGCACTGGTTCCCTTCTTCCGCTGGCTGGCTGATTATTACCAGCACCCCATCGGCGAGGTCTTCAGGACCGCCCTCCCCACTCCCCGGTCAGGGAAAAATGACGGCCAAGAATATTGGGTCACCCTTAACCTGACCGGCGCCGATGTCCAAAAACCGGGCCGTCTCGGTCCCAAAGCCAAGGCTATCCTGGCATTTTTAAAAGATATCGGTAGCTGCCCGCTCGCGCATCTATCCCGGTTTATTCCCCGGCCCCGCGAGACTCTCGGACGGTTAGCGCGAGCCAATCTTGTCATTCTCGCGCCGCGTGCCCGGCATTTCGATCCCCTTGCCGAAACACCTGCAGCCGCGCCGCCGCCCGTCTTGAGCCCTGACCAGGAGGAGGCCTGTCAGGCCATCCGTCTCGCCTTGAGGCGGCAGGGTTTCTCTCCCTTTTTGGTGTACGGGGTGACGGCCAGCGGAAAGACCGAGGTATATCTTCAAGCCGCCCAAGAAGCCTTGGCCTTGAAAAAAAGCGTTTTGGTGCTGCTACCCGAAATCGCCCTGACACATCCCATAGGCCAAGCCTTCCGGCAACGCTTCGGCCCTCGGGTCGCCCTGCTGCACAGTGGTCTGTCTGATAACGCCCGCGTCGATCAGTGGCGCCGTCTGGCGTTGAAAGAAATGGACATCGCGGTGGGCGCCAGGTCAGCCGTTTTTGCCCCCCTAGCCGACCTGGGCTTGATTGTGGTGGACGAAGAACACGACCAGTCTTATAAGAATGAAGGCGGACTGCCTTACCAGGCTCGAGACGCAGCCCTTTACCGCGGGCAATTGGCCGGAGCCGTAACGCTTCTGGGTTCGGCCACGCCATCGGTAACCACCTACTACCGGGCACAACGGGGAAAATACCAATATATCAGCCTGCCCGAGCGGGTCACTCCGCAATCCCTGCCGCAGGTCCATCTGGTAAACCTCAGGGAACACCGGGAAGGGCGTCGCCTACCGATCATCTCTGCCCCGTTGCGCCTGGCTATTGCAGAAACTCTCAGTCGCAAAGAACAGGTCCTCCTCTTCCTCAACCGGCGTGGTTACGCCAACGTTTATTTCTGCCTCTTCTGCAGCCACATCTTTCAATGCCAACACTGCAGTGTCAGCCTCACCCTGCATCGCCAGGAGGGAAAACTGCGCTGCCATTATTGCGGCTATCAGGAACCACTCCCGGTCGTCTGCCCCCAGTGCCAGTCCACTGCTTTAAAGCACTATGGCTTAGGCGGAGAATTTCTCGAAAGAGAGGTCCGCCGGCTCTTCCCAGAGGCCAGGATAGCTCGATTAGACCGCGACACCGCCTCTCACCGCGGCAAGGCGATCCAGATCTTAGAAGAGATGAAGACACACCGGCTGGACATCCTCATCGGCACTCAGATGATCACCAAAGGGCATGACTTTCCCCAGGTTACTCTGGTGGGGGCAGTGGCCGCCGATCTCAGCCTCTATTTTCCGGAGTATCATGCCGGGGAGCGGACCTTCCAACTTTTGACCCAGGTAGCGGGTCGGGCCGGGCGGGGAGACCGTCCCGGGCAGGTCTTCATCCAGACGTATCATCCGGAGCACTTTGCCCTGACTGCCGCCCAGCGGCACGACTATCAGGCTTTCTATGAAGCCGAACTGGCAGCCCGCCGCGACCTGGGTTATCCCCCCTTCACCCGCTTGGCGCTTCTCCGTCTCCAGGGCAAGAACGCCGCCACCGTAGAGGCCGCGGCCCATAAAGTTGCACGGGCGGCCCAAACCATCCTTCGCACGCATAACTTGGAGAAACACCTGCGAATATTAGGACCGGCACCAGCGCCGCGCTCTCGCCTCAAAGAGCAGTACCGCTGGCAGATATTGCTCAAAAGCTACGGCCGCCAACCCCTGAGCGCACTATTAGACCAGCTCCGGGCTAGCGGCGGCAAGGGTTGGGGACCGGATGTGACCCTCCTGGTCGATATGGATCCCGCCGGAATGCAATAG